A region of the Hemitrygon akajei chromosome 11, sHemAka1.3, whole genome shotgun sequence genome:
ctctttttgtttttgaattggtcgttgtaaattgccctgtgtttGCTAGTGTTagataggtgggttgctgagtgGTGGGCTTgtaggctggaagggccttttctgcactgtatctctaaataaaataaaaagaaacaaaaatacaATCTGGTGGAATACACAGAAACAGTATTTTCATTTTGTTTGAATATGGATCTATTCTGTTCCTGTAAGAATGTGTTACATGTAGAATTTGCAGCAACTAAAATTAGGGGCTGCCCAATTGTTGATAATTAGTGTTTAACTGATATAAAATTATCTACATAGATGTCTAAGTTTGTTGCTAGTTTAGACAATATCACTCTGCTTATCGACATATCCCAGTATTACTTTGAGCTGCTGGTTATAATTCTAGTCCCCAGTGAGAGTTGTGCATCCAAAAGCATGTTAATAACCCTAATTGCTGCCCTGTGTGAGCAAAGTAGATCAAAAAGATCCATTGCCTCATGTAACTCTGCCAAGTAGATTGGTCAGTTTTTAATCGTTGGTGGCTAAGGCCTTGTGTCCTTGCTGAGAAGTGAGCCAGCTACATGTAATGTTACCCTGAGTAGTGTGCCCCATTTGCTGATTTCTCCAGATAGAGGGAGTATTACTCTATCAAATTGGAATGCCAGAGCCTGAATATGAGAGTATGTTTCCAGGCCCATCTCTAGTATCAAAATATCTGTTGTCTTAATCATATCCACACCGATTTTTGTAGAAAAAATATTAAAGTGATTGGTTATTAGTTACTTTCTATGTTTGTGTGATGCTGTGTTTCAGTCACCCAAAGCCAGATCCTAAAGTGAAAAAATGGTTGAACTGTTCTAGAGCCATGGAGTGAACTGGACTCCTTCTCATTGCAATCATGAAGCTTTAGCAAAACAAAAGCTAGTCTTTGGTTTGATCCTGAATCTTACTATTGGATTAAATAAAACTCTTCCTTAAAAGTACATGGATAGAATTTCAAGCACATTCATTTCCAAGAAACATTATTGAGTATAATTGACAAAATTTTAGAATTCCTTTATCTCTATCTGATAACCTTTGATATATTTTCATCATGGCCTTGAGTAACTGTGGAGAATACATCCATTCCCAATTTTACAACATTTTGAAATAACAAGCGTACAATCTTAACTACCTGGTGAGTGCACCAAAAAATGGTTATTGTGAAGCACCTCTTGTAACTGTACCAATTGGCCAGTAAAAATGTCTGAGATTAGTTCCATGTGCCCATTTTTAATGATATATTATGCATTTCATTCTTAAGTATAACATTTTTGTACAGTGGATtagtttgtttttcatcttgtcCTTTTTATGTCTTAATAGTCTAAAGTTGTATTTTATTTTCTACAGAGATCCAGTTCATCAATAAGCTGTTAAATCTGGGGACAAAAGTTCAGGTGAGATGTTTTATTTAATGAATTGGAGTGTTAACTTAAACCTTTTGCTGATCCAGGTATATTACATTTAATGAAATATCCTCCACTTGAAACATTAACAAGTTCACTCTTCACCAATACTGCCCCACTTTAATATTTCCCTCCTTTTTTCACTTCAAGATTTTCAGCAGCAGTGGTATTTTTAATATGTTTATGTGTGGCCTCCTAGGAATATAGACTTCTAATTCTGATTTCTGTAACTTCCTAGCAGCCAAGTCTCCCCTGGCTACAATTTGGAACATCATAATTTTCCATTATTCAGAAATCACACATAGTTCAAAGAGTAGGCCATCAAGTCCTGCAAGTTTGCCCCACCATTCAGTTAATAATGCTGTCCTCAACTCCACATCTGTGCTATTTCTCCATAACCTTCAATTCgttgatctttcaaatatttagcCACTTTACCTTAAATATCTGGTAATCTGGCTTTCACTTTTCTGTTGCAGAGAACTTGAAGAGACTGACTGCCACCTGAGGAATTTCATTGTATTTTAATTTTAACTGATAGGTCCCTTATTTTGTAGGTGTGTTTCTGTGACTCTTGCACTAGTCAAAACATTTCAACATCACCTTGTTGCAAGCCTCTTTGGTATATTATTTTTGAATAaggtcaccctctcattcttctaaactgtgaCCTCTTGATAAGGCAACTCTCTTATTCCAGGAATTagctttgtaaatctcctttagtactacATCCACTGGTACTGTATTTAGGTAAGGGGATCAAAATTGTGCACggtattccaggtgtggccttaTTAACAGCTTTGTAATATAGGCCTAAGTGCCTTCCCTTAACTACTTTTTAAACCTTTCTGCTAACTTGGTGATTCCATTGTATGAAAAGATGTGCTTTGTTTTAAAAAAGAAAGTTCTCAAAATTAATTTTTCTAATAAAATTCTTTCTTTAGTATTGTTAGTCAGTTATTCTGTTTCCTAATCAATTTAAGGTgctctcttttttttaattgtgtATTTGTTTTATGGGCTTCACAAGTGCTCAGGCTTTATGTAGCCTGAGAAGCTAACATTTGATGCAATATTTTTGCGTGATGTTTTATTGCTGATTAATCTCAAAAGATTTCAACATCTAGGCATCAGTACTGAGCCTTCATTTTTAAATCtcaaagccttctgaaaggtTAACTGGGACACACTTGCAAATAATTTAAGCATGGATTGCTTCAATTTCTTTGTCTTTGAGGCTTGTATTTAGAATAAGGTTTCAAGTTGAGGGAAATCCTAAAATGaattgtaattttttaaaaatgtgcaagtgTTACCAGGTTTTACTTCCCATTATATTCTGTGACTTAACCAAACAGAAATAAGTAGTTAAtctttctttttccatatttTTATTAATCttcacatagaagaatacagagtacatgagGATATATATTATGAATCAAAAAAAGGATAGAatagtaccaaatacattatatttaaatcacactAGCAATTGCAGTACCCTATATTCATAATCAAACACGTAcattaattaaattgtaatttgaattgtaataattttattataaaaaagaatctaaacccactaccaagatcGAAGCTGTTTGGGaaagaaagaagaatgggaagaagTCCTTATAGTGATttatgttattagccaacatctgtactttaacaccaaatcaaaggttttgaaagtagttcaaaaatggtccccacaatctTTGAAAGTCTTGTttagaatcagaaattgaacaacggaccttctctaaatttaagcatgacataacatcacgtaACCATTGAGCGTGAGTAGGCGGAGCAACAccgccctcctagctataagagaaataaaagccaaaatgtaaTAACCTTTAAATATATATTTGGCTAGAAATTGGTGTTACTTTATAGATTTCTGGCTAATTTAGTTGAAAGAACAGCATGATTAATTCTAGCCTTTAATTTTCATGATGCACATAATTATTGATTTAGCTTTAACTATTCCAGAAGCTAAAATTCTTTTTAAAACTACATTGTGATTCTATTTAGTTTTATCATATGatatgttattttttttttaataaagatAGCATTATCAGAAGGGCACATAAGCATGAAGCAAGAAAAAGCTGTTTAGCCCATGAAATGCACTTCTTCCATAGAGTTCAATCTACCTTGAATTGTACCCCACCTGTTTAATCTGATTGGAATCTGTGTTTAAAAATGTCCCTTCACTATATCAGGCGGAGCTACAGAATATCCCTCTATCTGTATATTTCTGCATGACAGAAccattgtgtgcaattttgctCTCAATTCTGTGGTGGAAATACTGTGGGCCACCTGCGCAAGGTGTAAGAAAAACAGAACAGTGATAAATTTTCTGCTTTTTTCTTGACAGACACAGTGCCTCTACTTAGAACTACATTCCAGCAGTGTAACTGAGATGAAAAAAGTCATTGCAGCCATGGAGTTCTTTCAGTATTGTGGTTCACAACATATCAGAAGTTCCCAAAAATGTAAATTGCATTCATGCCATAGTGGTGTCATAGCTGGGTTCATTTCCATTTAATTCCATCCTGTCagaattccacgtcccattcccattctgatatatctatccatgccctctactgtcaaggtgaagccacactcaggttagaggaacaacaccttatataccggctctgtagcctccaacctgatggcatgaacattgacttctctaacttccgttaatgcccctcctccccttcttacctcatccctgatatatttagtttttctccccctccttttttttctctctttctgcccatcactttgcctgttctccatctccttctggtgctctcctccccctttctttctccctaggcctcccgtcccatgatccttccccttctccagctctgtatcccttttgccaatcacctttccagctctcagctcaccccaccccctccggtcttctcctatcattttgcattttcccctccccctcctactttcaaatctcttattatctttcctttcagttagtcatgacaaagggtctcagcccaaaacgttgacagtgcttctccctatagatgctgcctgacctgctgcattccactagAATTTATTAGTGCTATTCAACTTCTTATTCCTGGCTTTTACTCAGCTCAGTTTGATCAGTGTACAGGTGGAGTGAGCTGACAACTTAGGAGATGATGTTAATTCTTTGAAATTTTGAAAATAGTTGGTGGAATGGGATTTTAAGAATTTAAAGAAATTATGCACACAAAGAAAGCAAATGAGGACAAACAAACCTATTACCTTCATTCTTTTGGTAGTTTACTTGGGTTTGCTTAATGATTAAGGATGTTCTGAGTAAGTCATATCATACTTAATGGTATTCGGAAAATACTCCCGTCAGGGTTTACTTCTTCTCTTTTTGGTTTGAACAGAAACTATGTACCAACTTCCTGTTAACAACCTTGCAAATCTAAGAAAAGCTCGTAAGACAGTGAAAAAGATCCTTACAGATATTGGATTGGACTATTGTAAAGATCATATAGAGGTAAGTAAAAATTAATTTTTGGAAGGGGTGAACAGGATTGAAATCTCATTGCATGCTGTTTACACTATCCTTTTGTTAGCTTCTTGAAATGTATTGTAAGTACATTATACAATAATCTAAAATTCACTGTCCTGAGACGCAGAAGGTAGCTGATGTGGGTAGGTAGTTAACCTGACATAATCAATGATACTCTTaactaattttattatcaaagtacatatgtcattactatcttgagattcattttttgcaggcatttacaggaaaataaagaaatacaatagaatttatataTAAAGACTGAGAAACACcctatatgcaaaagaagacaaatagtgcaaaaagtgCCATATTGTCACCTCCTTTGATTCTTTCAccaacagtggtgccatcagcaaacttacatatagtattggagctgtacttagccacacagtcgtgggtataaAGTGAGGCAAGTAGGGTACTAAGCATATAACCTCATGGTGTACTTGTGCTGATagtgattgtggagatgttggcTAAGAATCTGCAACTgcggaaattgaggatccagttccaCTCACATCTTGGAGTTTAGTGATCAGTGTTGAGCGATTGATTagtgctgaatgctgagctgtagtcagtgaagagcattctgatgtatgtatcttcatTGTTCAGGTGTTCCGGAACTGAGTGAaaggccaatgaaatggcatctgctgtagtaCCTGTTATGATGGTACTCAAGATTAGAGTGGTTCTAAGTCCTACTCCTTAGGCtagagttgatgtgtttcattacCAGCAACTCAGGGCACTTCATTGGACAATAACTGTGGAGGCagattaccacattcttcttgggctcTGGTACAATTGATGgctgcttgaagcaagtgggcTCCTGGATTGTAAAAGCAAgagatgctctcttctcgttgatgccatcaggaaaaaggtacaggaacctcgggactctcaccaccaggttcaggaattgttattagccctcaaccatcagactcttgaaccaaaagggataacttcacttggccatcactgaaatgttcccacaaccaacggaCAATTGTAAGAATTCTTTAtcttgtgttcttgatatttattgcttatttattgttttttgtgtttgcacagtttgttgtcttttgcactctggttgtacACTCAAGTTGGTGCAATCTTTCGTTGGTTCTGTTAGGGTTATTgtgctatagatttattgagtatgcctgcaagaaaatgaattttggggttatatgtggtgatgtatatgtgctttgataataaatttactgaatGTCAGTAAACACTCTGGCCACTTGAGTCACACAGATCTTCAGTATTTAGCCAGGTACACTGTCTACACCAGATGCATTCTgtgggttcaccttcctgaaggataCTCTCAAAttggcttcagagactgaaatcacagggtcatcgggggcTGTGGAGTTCGTGAAGGTGTCTCCACACTTGTTAGTCAAAGCAAGCATGAAAAGCATTGCGCTCATATAGGAGTGAAATTTTATCgttttattttgctttgtttTGCTTTGTTTGAGATGATGGCATTCAGTCACAGCTGTCAGGCATCCTTCTGTGATGCAAGTTCAGAAGAAACCCTTCTGGATTAGGTTATACTTGATAGTAGCATAATATAATGTGCCTGGAGGTTTTCTCCGTTTTGTGATGTCATTTGTCGCTAACTTATATTCTCTTAGGTAGAATAGTATTTTTGCCTTCCTTGTGAACTGTATTGCCACCATAAACTAAATCAATGGGCGCATGCATTAACTTTTGTGTTTGTTAATTTTGGCTTCAATTAGGGGTTGGGAAACACATTATTGGAACATAGTTTCTGCAGATTTTTAATTCGGGTGTTTGTAAATTTCTGTGAGCTCCCCTTTATCTGAAATGCCAACTGCaaatgctccctggcctgctgaagttATTACCAGCATTTTTCATTTTCATCTCGGATTATTCACAATCTGTAATACAATACTGTATTTTCAGAAGAATGTGGCTTGTTTTTGACATTGGTTCGTCTTTTTAATGTCTTAATAATTTGTTAAAGCTAATTGAGTCTGAACCAGGATAAATAGAATACTCGTGAATCTGATACATTGTGAAGCTATTTAAATTTAGTCATTTGATAGATAATTTTTACTGCTTTAAGAATTTCTGTGATGTACCAAGTAAAACactgaacatagaatagtacagcacagtacaggccctttggcccacaatgttgtgccgacccttaaaccctgtctcccatataacccctacaccttaaattcctccatatacctctctagtagtctcttaatctctgtctattcctctttaatgtcttgtatacctctatcatgtttcctctcatcctcctctccaaagagtaaagccctagctcccttaatctctgattataatgcatactccctaaaccaggcagcatcctggtaaatctcctctgtaccctttccaatgcttccacatccttcctatagtgaggcaaccagaactggacacagtacttcatgtgtggcctaaccagagttttatagagctgcatcattaccttgcgactcttaaactctgtccttcgacttatgaaagctacacccgataagctttcttaactaccctatctacctgtgaggcaactttcagggctctgtggacatgtacccccagatccctctgctcctccacactaccaagtgtcctgccatttgttttgtactctgccttggagtttgtccttccaaagtgtaccacctcatatttctctgagttgaactccatctgccacttctcagtccacttctgcgtcttatcaatgtctctctgcaatcttaaatcatcctctacactatccacaacaccaccaacctttgtgtcgtctgcaaacttgccaaccgaCCCtgctacccccacatccaggtcgttaacaaaaatcacaaatagtagaggtcccagaaccgatccttgtgggacaccactggtcacaaccctccaatccgaatgtactccctccaccacaccatctgctttctgcaggcaagccaattctgaatccatctggccaaacttccctggatcccatgccttctgactttctgaataaacctaccatgtggaaccttgtcagatgccttactaagatccatgtagatcacatccactgcactaccctgatctatatgcctggtcacctcaaaGAACTcgtatcaggcttgttagacacgatctgcccttcacaaagccatggtgCAAAACAGAATTTGTGTTGAGTATAGAATAAGAAGCTAATCTTAACCTCCTTCCTAACAGGTTTTGTATATGCACTATGGTATGTCTTACCTTAACCACTCTCTCAACATAGCCCTGCCCTTGCCTGCTCCCTCAATGACCAGTTGTTCCTTTACTCCTGAGTCAGGGGACGTATCAGAGGGCAGGTAAAGTGCAACAACTGTAGACAAATCAGTTTAACTATGAATGTCTTAAGACTTGCAATCAGGGATTTTCAATTAAGACTTTTGGAAAAAGTTGAATTTAATGAAGAACACCATTGTAAATTTATTGAAGTTATATACTGTTTGACTAACCTGTTTGATAGTCCATATAAAAGGCTAGATAACATGATCAATGCCCATGAAAATAAAGGGTCAGTGATAGCCTTGTTAGGAAATTAGCTTAAAGGTAAAGCTAATAGAAATAGCTGTTTTTCAGAATTGAGGATAATGGACAGTAGATAGAGAGCATGAATAGAGGATTATTACCATATGTTGATGTGGGAATTAGTTTTTTTGACATAAATGAGTTGGGAGTGGATATCCAGGtaaaatttcaaatagttcagaaCTTAGTATTACATTAAATGGTGAGGTGGACAGATACAGCCTACAACAAGATATGTTGTCAGAACACAGAGATGGCACATGAAATTTAATAAAACAAAGCACTATGGTTTAGCAGAAAGAATGAGACAGTATAGACCAAATGGCAGAGTTCTTGAAAGAATACGCAATTGGAAATGGCTTGGCATATTGAGGGAATGGTTAGTGAAGCTTATGGGAAAGAAGACAAAAGCAGGAAAGTTGTATAAGATCTTACAGATCGTATGGTGACCCTGTGTAAAACACTGATTTGGTCCAACTAGAGGTTGCATCCTATTTTTAGCACAATAGTTTAGGAAGGATATTGAAAGTCCAAGATGATgtcttattttaaaaaaactgaaatCGTTCCAGGCATGAGGTATATTAACTGTTGAAGTTGAGATGCTCTCCTTAGGACaaaggaggttgagaggaaatttgaagATGTGTAAGAACATGATTTTTAATAGGGTAAGTAGAAGGCAAATTAAAAAGTAGGAAGTAATGGCTCACCAGCAGATGCCTCAAAGCTGAGGTAGTACAGACTTATAATTTGGTCAATAGGTATAATAGGATCCTTTAtaactggttaggccacattatTAATTTGTAGAAATAAGACAAATGAGTAAAActgggctattcagcccattgagtctgtctgtcattccatcgtggctgatttattatccctctcaattctgttctgccttctacccataaccttttgacacccttactaatcaagaacctatcaacctccagtttaaatatgcCCAGTGATTTACACTgcatatgtggcaatgaattccacagattcaccaccctcttcactaaagaaattcctcttcatctctgtttcaaaagggcgtccttgtattctgaggctgtgccctctagtcctagactcttctcttccccccccccaccttccaccCCGCCACCCTGACTATAGGTAAcctcctctccatgttcactctattTAGGTGTCACCTTTATGGTGGATACCCTGGCTGTCAGTGAATAACAAGGTTTTCGGGGTTTTAAACAAATATCTGAAAAATTAAAGAATTTACACTTGAGGCCTATTATCTACTTGTGAGGGGTTAGAAGTAAAATTGTCTTTTGCAAAGTGGGCAGTTTATGATCTGGTACTTGGTGCTTATAAAAGTCATGAAAAAAATACACAAGGTTTTGCATAGTGTATTAGATTGACACCAGAAGGAAAGCAATTTGCCAGAGAATGGAATTGCCAGTAGTGCTCTGTTTGTCTAAATAATCACTTCTGATGTTAAAGCAATTGAATGATCCTGCATTGAATATCCTATTATTTGAAGAAGCTACTGAAGGAATTATACACTTAATAATGCTGTATCACTTTGCTGCTTAGTTTTAAGTGATTTGTGATTGAAACTAGGTATTTATGTCAAAAAGGGAGAAAAGGTTTTTTAGGAAGTTTCAGGAGAACTTTTTATGATTAATATGTTGAATACTAGTATTACTCTTAATTTTTCATATACAACTAAAAATGTTCTTACAGGATTTCAAGCAGTTTGAACCAAATGACTTTTACCTAAAGAACACTACATGGGATGATGTCTCACTTTGGGACCCTTCTTCTACAAAACTACAGGTTTGTTTCATTTCAAAAACAGAAATGTTAACTTCCAGGCTACGTTTATGTTAATAATTATATCTAGTTATCAGGAAGAGCTTTTCTACTATATTATAACAGGAAATACTTGTTTTTGATGATTTGGCAAATGTAAGTTGGTAAATGCACTGTGCTTGTGATACTCAAGATTGATAAAACACTTTGATTAACCAAAAGGTGAAGTATTTTGGATTGTAAATTATTGTACATTTGTGTAGAGAAGTGCTCAGGCtataattgaagaatgcagtatagTTACAAATCAATATTGATTCCTCTCTAGATGTGAATTGTGATTAAATGCAGTTGATAAAGATGCCTCCAGCCTTCTCGTTAACTGGAGAATCAGCCAGCTTGTAAATTTGAAAATAGTATGTTACTACTGTAGTGTAGTTAGTAAAACTATGCCATGGCTAAACAGAATGCTACATAATTGATTTGGAGTAGATTCTGGCAttacatttaaaaataaaacttgtCATATGTATAATAATATTGGATAAATTATGCAGTACCCTACTGTTATTTATATTTAATTCATAGGTAAGCTTAGATTGCCTTTTATTGCAAAATAGCTGAACAATTAAcccacttttttttctctttttcaggATTATCGTACAAAGCCATTTTGTTGCAGTGCTTGTCCATTTGCATCCAAATTTTTTTCTGCCTACAAAAGCCACTTCAGAAATGTTCATAGTGAAGATTTTGaaaacaaaatacttattaattgCCCTTATTGCCCATACAATGCTGACAGAAAGACCCTGGAAACTCATATCAAGATATTTCATGTACCTCTCTGGAAAGTACCTAGTGGAGGCAAGAATGCACACCATGAAAAGTCAAAGCAGGATAGCAATCTTAAACTGAAACATGCTGATAGCGTGGAACAAGCAGTTTATTACTGTAAGAAGTGTACTTACCGAGATCCACTTTATGATGTTGTCCGGAAACATATTTACAGAGAACATTTTCAGCATGTGGCAGCTCCTTATGTGGCAAGAACAGGAGACAAGTCAGTGAATGGAACGTTTTCTGCCACTAACGGAAGAGAGGATGGGACTGTGCACTGTAAACGTTGTCTCTTCATACCCAAAACTTATGAAGCCTTGGTTCAGCATGTTATTGAAGACCATGAACGAATAGGATACCAAGTAACGGCGATGATAGGGCATACGAATGTGGTTGTTCCAAGATCAAAACCCTTGATGCTGATAGCACCAAAACCACACGACAAGGCTTTAGCTGCTGGAAATTATCAGAGTGTGAAAACTTCAATGCAGCAGAATATGAATCGTGTATCCATGTCCAAAAACGCACAGAATTCTGCTGTTAATCTTATGTCAGGTAGTGGTCGTCTGCCACCAAAATATGCTGTTTCATCAATGGCACATAACTATCCTTTGGGTCAACAAATGAGGCTGCCGCTGCCAGGTGGTTTACCAGTTCCTCTTCAGCAACGATCACAAACGGTAAAACAACTAATCTCTGGTGGCAATGGGCGTCAATATGGAGTTGGTGCTGGTGAACAGAGGCGGCCATCTCAGATGCAATATAACGTTCAGGCGGGTAGCTTGACTGGGAACAGTGGATCCAGTCAATTATCAATGAAACAGTCACAGTTCAGTATTTCTCAAGCACAAAGGATGCAAGGATTATCTACTTCAGCGGTAAAGTCATTAGCTTCACCAACAGGCTTGAGTAATTCTGCTAGCCAGAGTCCTGCATTAGCTGGGTCTGCTGCTCAGAAGTGGAAGATCTGTACAATGTGTAAtgagcttttcccagagagtgtatATAGCATACACTTTGAGAAAGAGCATAAAGCTGAAAAGATCCAGGCTGTAGCTAATTACATTCAGAAGATCAATAGCTTCACAAGCAAATGTCTCTACTGTAACCGTTACTTACCTAGTGAAACGCTGCTTAACCATATGCTTATACATGGACTCTCATGTCCTTACTGCCGGTCCACTTTCAATGATGTTGAAAAGATGGCTGAACATGTAAGAATCCTTCATATTGATGAAGAAGTGGGACCCAAGACTGAATCAACATTAACTTTTGATTTGTCTACACAGAAAGGTAGTCGCAGTAATATACAGCTTCATGTTACTACATACAGTACCTCTGAGAGTGCCTCTGTGGAGAATACAAATTATCGATCCCAGAATCAGAACATGGCTTTTAGAAAGCCAGAAGGGCAACTGCAGCAGCCAAAACCACAAGTGAAATCTAAAATAAAGCCAGATTTGAATTCTATTTCTCAAACTCAATTACCCTATAAAAATGATGTTGGCAAAACCCTTTGTcctttgtgcttctctattttgAAGGGCCCAATATCTGATGCTTTGGCACACCACTTGAGGGAACGACATCAAGTGATACAAACAATTCATCCAGTGGAAAAAAAGCTTACCTATAAATGCATTCATTGTTTGGGAGTCTACACAAGTAACATGAC
Encoded here:
- the adnpb gene encoding activity-dependent neuroprotector homeobox b; this translates as MYQLPVNNLANLRKARKTVKKILTDIGLDYCKDHIEDFKQFEPNDFYLKNTTWDDVSLWDPSSTKLQDYRTKPFCCSACPFASKFFSAYKSHFRNVHSEDFENKILINCPYCPYNADRKTLETHIKIFHVPLWKVPSGGKNAHHEKSKQDSNLKLKHADSVEQAVYYCKKCTYRDPLYDVVRKHIYREHFQHVAAPYVARTGDKSVNGTFSATNGREDGTVHCKRCLFIPKTYEALVQHVIEDHERIGYQVTAMIGHTNVVVPRSKPLMLIAPKPHDKALAAGNYQSVKTSMQQNMNRVSMSKNAQNSAVNLMSGSGRLPPKYAVSSMAHNYPLGQQMRLPLPGGLPVPLQQRSQTVKQLISGGNGRQYGVGAGEQRRPSQMQYNVQAGSLTGNSGSSQLSMKQSQFSISQAQRMQGLSTSAVKSLASPTGLSNSASQSPALAGSAAQKWKICTMCNELFPESVYSIHFEKEHKAEKIQAVANYIQKINSFTSKCLYCNRYLPSETLLNHMLIHGLSCPYCRSTFNDVEKMAEHVRILHIDEEVGPKTESTLTFDLSTQKGSRSNIQLHVTTYSTSESASVENTNYRSQNQNMAFRKPEGQLQQPKPQVKSKIKPDLNSISQTQLPYKNDVGKTLCPLCFSILKGPISDALAHHLRERHQVIQTIHPVEKKLTYKCIHCLGVYTSNMTASTITLHLVHCRGVGKAQNGQDRSLAHAKVTHSPSVMPMKREYEYEYGDFALMKKRKLDGEETVQSFTLGEDKPEEPVVLAIDPKGYEDESYEARKMFLTNYFNKQPYPSRREIEKLAAGLWLWKSDIASHFSNKRKKCVRDCEKFRPKVLLGFNMMEMRKVKHNMDFGPTWNMLNNKEIDGKEPATLKPSMEKVNQKLEKGRRGLSLGSEKTEGTILDLSSQMEENSNPNLGKMKGRAMNQRSENLEGNALDLSTQVDERPTNTNSAVVEGTPLDLSAQMVEESPSIKSTEMVEESPSNMSSEMVAESPSNVSSDMVEGNALDLSSQMVEKSPSSMSAEMVEESPSNMSAEMAEASPSNMSPDNIEENASNTCGGEDLSSSEMSGLQSREETSEMVPEDLNNEFRKPAFTENASLGLKDDVSNMDEEYPEQSSESKDKESESEDSEDLSECKEAGSPAEDGLVSPQASDQEDVSSELKQEFWIKRPWTDDVSQSEEEEEPPRTSETKAALENDEQSWGGGPREWSGAQFQNEGEKWAKERPEWKNVSPENENLSNPLLEWQGNTADSEGEELDQLLDQSNDGLSDNVAEPVCGSSSGVGLSSQPA